One window from the genome of Fervidobacterium thailandense encodes:
- a CDS encoding basic amino acid ABC transporter substrate-binding protein — protein sequence MLKKGLVILAVVVLVATMIFPQSLNTIKKRGKLIIGTEPTFPPFEFVDEKNQIVGFDIDIANELAKRLGVKLEIVSLPFDSLIPALQQGKIDLIIAGMTITEERAKVVDFSKPYFEANQALVVRGDSKFQPKKIEDLVGKKVAVQLGTTGDLVVSEVKGIEVVRFQKFTDAFLELQNGRVDAVVLDEAPAKAYVKKFPKFILSAVIDTGETYGIAVKKGNRELLNFVNQTLDILKSTGVYNRLLQKWFE from the coding sequence ATGTTGAAAAAGGGTCTTGTGATTCTGGCAGTGGTAGTCTTAGTAGCAACGATGATCTTTCCGCAAAGTTTAAACACGATCAAGAAGCGCGGTAAACTCATCATTGGAACGGAACCAACTTTTCCGCCGTTCGAGTTCGTGGATGAGAAGAACCAGATTGTGGGTTTCGACATAGATATCGCTAACGAACTCGCCAAGAGACTTGGGGTTAAACTTGAGATAGTCAGTCTACCTTTTGATAGCCTCATCCCCGCACTCCAACAGGGGAAAATCGACCTAATCATCGCCGGAATGACCATAACCGAAGAACGAGCAAAGGTGGTTGATTTTTCGAAACCTTACTTTGAGGCGAACCAAGCTCTCGTGGTTCGGGGAGATTCTAAGTTCCAGCCCAAGAAGATCGAGGACCTTGTCGGTAAAAAAGTTGCGGTGCAACTTGGCACAACAGGGGATTTGGTTGTGAGTGAAGTGAAAGGTATAGAAGTGGTGAGGTTCCAAAAGTTCACGGATGCTTTCCTCGAGCTTCAGAACGGTAGAGTGGATGCGGTTGTTCTTGATGAAGCTCCGGCAAAAGCTTACGTTAAAAAATTCCCGAAGTTCATCCTGAGTGCGGTTATCGATACCGGAGAGACGTACGGAATAGCCGTGAAAAAAGGGAACAGAGAGCTCCTGAATTTTGTGAATCAGACACTCGACATTCTCAAATCCACAGGAGTTTACAACAGGCTTCTTCAGAAGTGGTTCGAGTAA